The following nucleotide sequence is from Gammaproteobacteria bacterium.
CGGTCCAGGGCCGACTTGATCCTCCGGCGCAGCCGGCGGCCCGCGCCAAGACGGTGCGTAATCCACCATGCGATTCCGGTGAGGAACCAGCCCAGCGCCAGCAGCGGCGCCAGCCAGTCGGCGGGGCCAACGGGTTCCCGCGGCGATTCGTCCGGCTGAAGGACGTCCTGCCCGATCGGCGCCTGCGCCTGCAGGACGCGCCGGGGCAATTCGGAAGTTTCCCAGCTCTCGGTCGTGGTATTCCACCAATTCAGCCGGATGGCCGGCAGCACGACGTCGCCGGCGCGCAGGGCGAGCAGCGCCGCGCGCTGCCGGCGCACGCCCACCAGCCCGCCCGCGGTAACGGTGTCCTCGAACCGGGCGCGTTCGACAAAGTGACGGAAATTCGGGCCGTCGCCGGGCCGGAGTTCGGGTATCTGGCGCGCGGGCTGGCCCTCCACCCGCACCCCCAGCAGCCGGATCAGCGGCTCGCCCGCGACCAGCTCGCCCGGCTCGCGCTCGAACTCCTCCCACACGGTCACATCGCTCGCCGCCAGCCAACGGCCGGCGGGGGGCGACGGCACGGCCCGCACCACGAATCGTTCCGGCCCGGCATCCGGGACGAAACTGCGCGTGCGGAACCCGAAATCCTCGCCGATCCATTGCAGGCTCGCGGGCTGAAGCAGCATTTCACCCGTCGACTGGGGATACAGCGCATAGCGCCGCTCCAGCACCAGCGAATCGGCGTCTTCCGAGCGGAAGTTGTACTGCCGGTCGTTTCCGAGCTGCTCGATGAGCGCCTCGCCCTGGAGCAGCACGGGGTCGTTCAGCCGCCGGATGCGCCCGAAGCGGCGGGCGCCCGCGGTACGGAAAACGCGCACCGTGTAGAGCACCTGCGAGCGTTCCCAGGGGCTGCGGGAACTGATCTCGGCACGCACGACGAACGGGTTCTCCGCGGCCGGAGCCTGCGCCTTCGCGCTCAGCAGCGGCAATGCCGCGATCGCCAGGAGCGGCATTGCCGCGCGCAGCAGCCCCAGCCCTACCATGGCTCGGCCTCGCCGCCCGGCCACAGGGGATTGCCGTCCTGGTCCACGCCTTCGGCCCTGTACTGACGCAGGAACTTGCGCCTCAACAGCCCGCCGGGATCGTCAGGGACCTGCAGCAGCCAGCTCTGCGAGCTTTCCGGGAGCATCTCTCCCTCGGGAAGCTCCGTGTCGCCGGCCAGCGGCAGTGTCTGCTGCTCGCGCTCGGCCTGGTCGGCCGGATCCTCCAGCGCCTCCTCCGGTGGCTGGGCCGCCCGCTCGCTCACCGCCGGCGGCGGGTCGACAAGCTGCTTGAGAACCTCCAGGTTATGGCGCGCGTCGGCGTGGTCGGGCTGATCCAACAGCAGTTCTTCGTAATGGCGAATCGCGGTCTCGATATTGCCGGCCAGGGCCAGGGCCGTGGCCCGGTTGTACCGCGCCGAGACCGCGTTCAGGCCCCGCAGGACTTCCGCGCTCTCAAGAAAGCGGCCCTGGCGGTGCAGGGCGGCGGCACGCCA
It contains:
- a CDS encoding protein BatD is translated as MVGLGLLRAAMPLLAIAALPLLSAKAQAPAAENPFVVRAEISSRSPWERSQVLYTVRVFRTAGARRFGRIRRLNDPVLLQGEALIEQLGNDRQYNFRSEDADSLVLERRYALYPQSTGEMLLQPASLQWIGEDFGFRTRSFVPDAGPERFVVRAVPSPPAGRWLAASDVTVWEEFEREPGELVAGEPLIRLLGVRVEGQPARQIPELRPGDGPNFRHFVERARFEDTVTAGGLVGVRRQRAALLALRAGDVVLPAIRLNWWNTTTESWETSELPRRVLQAQAPIGQDVLQPDESPREPVGPADWLAPLLALGWFLTGIAWWITHRLGAGRRLRRRIKSALDRDSRRRDAVAGPLKALAAACRRNDARQVEEALLAWARAWWSGDAPRDLGELGRRFGEPAETECRRLSAAVYGPGSPDWNAEVLLRAARRPPSLATRTEPGESRLPPLWPGSAAESG